From a single Seriola aureovittata isolate HTS-2021-v1 ecotype China chromosome 18, ASM2101889v1, whole genome shotgun sequence genomic region:
- the pargl gene encoding poly(ADP-ribose) glycohydrolase, whose product MAGRNDSSQIRDLLHPDLDSDRSHKERHDNRDHSGKDTSCSSSSGGSRVPGGEREQRERREQREDREQREDREQREDREQWEDREQREDREQWERWEQKQHREQREDRERREDREQREDREQWEQREDREQREDREQWEQWEQWEPASSCCPRSDLKTLSRCGIRLKELNFSRMHAVLIDVSAFNHGAGLVPQAGRDMWHRDFVKMPCSQGSLMAFKPGLLRPTAQVCRWDMISKQLKGLASKKEVSADDVAEAIMKYNPKYKGQWTFDALSSFVKCIPKEENYFCTLFPKIAALILFLINPELIVSRLFTEKLENTECLIITGRPRSSARQVTEMAGRNDSSQIRDLLHPDLDSDRSHKERHDNRDHSGKDTSCSSSSGGSRVPGGEREQRERREDREQREDREQREDREQWEDREQREDREQWERWEQKQHREQREDRERREDREQREDREQWEQREDREQREDREQWEQWEQWEPASSCCPRSDLKTLSRCGIRLKELNFSRMHAVLIDVSAFNHGAGLVPQAGRDMWHRDFVKMPCSQGSLMAFKPGLLRPTAQVCRWDMISKQLKGLASKKEVSADDVAEAIMKYNPKYKGQWTFDALSSFVKCIPKEENYFCTLFPKIAALALKLPEQVKKAIPLLKRGHTAAITLSQVQISCLLANAFFSTFPHRNTSGPNAEYHGYPTINFTSLFGKWSERKKEKLRAIMHYFNVVTDEKTTPMGLVTFERRCLKDTDLPKWKSCKEKLTKLHVTSHGSIETEGTGMLQVDFASSWIGGGVLGSGLVQEEILFLINPELIVSRLFTEKLENTECLIITGSQQFSVYSGFGDSFEWAGPHRDHLDRDGWGRLKRQILAIDAMNFKHVQEQYNMSSVTRELNKAYCGFMGQEGNDPDIATGKWGCGVFNGDPQLKALIQLMAAARARRGLAFFTFGDEKLKQRLEQIYHLLVTEGITVEKLYRLLEDFCAAQRAHAVSRVDLFEFIRNDIRRSRSQL is encoded by the exons atGGCCGGGAGAAACGACAGTTCCCAGATAAGAGACCTCCTTCATCCAGATCTCGACTCTGACAGGAGCCACAAGGAGAGACATGATAATAGAGATCACAGCGGCAAAGAcacttcctgctcctcttcctctggtgGCAGCAGAGTAccaggaggggagagggagcagagggagcggagggagcagagggaggacagggagcagagggaggacagggagcagagggaggacagggagcagtgggaggacagggagcagagggaggacagggagcaGTGGGAGCGGTGGGAGCAGAAGCAGcacagggagcagagggaggacagggagcggagggaggacagggagcagagggaggacagggagcagtgggagcagagggaggacagggagcagagggaggacagggagcaGTGGGAGCAGTGGGAGCAGTGGGAGCCCGCCTCCTCCTGTTGTCCACGGAGCGACCTGAAGACGCTTTCCCGCTGCGGCATCAGGCTGAAGGAGCTGAACTTCAGCAGGATGCACGCCGTCCTCATCGAC GTGAGTGCTTTCAACCACGGAGCGGGGCTCGTGCCCCAGGCCGGGAGAGACATGTGGCACAGGGACTTTGTGAAGATGCCGTGTTCACAAGGAAGTTTAATGGCCTTCAAGCCCGGATTACTGAGG CCGACTGCCCAGGTGTGCAGGTGGGACATGATCTCCAAGCAGCTGAAGGGTCTGGCCAGTAAGAAAGAAGTGAGCGCTGACGATGTGGCG GAGGCGATCATGAAGTATAACCCGAAGTACAAAGGTCAGTGGACGTTTGACGCCCTCTCCTCCTTCGTCAAG TGTATCCCCAAAGAAGAGAACTACTTCTGCACACTGTTTCCAAAGATCGCTGCGCTGATCCTGTTCCTCATAAATCCAGAGCTGATTGTTTCCCGCCTCTTCACGGAGAAACTGGAGAACACCGAGTGTCTGATCATCACAG GTCGACCCCGCTCTTCAGCCcgacaggtgacag agatGGCCGGGAGAAACGACAGTTCCCAGATAAGAGACCTCCTTCATCCAGATCTCGACTCTGACAGGAGCCACAAGGAGAGACATGATAATAGAGATCACAGCGGCAAAGAcacttcctgctcctcttcctctggtgGCAGCAGAGTAccaggaggggagagggagcagagggagcggagggaggacagggagcagagggaggacagggagcagagggaggacagggagcagtgggaggacagggagcagagggaggacagggagcaGTGGGAGCGGTGGGAGCAGAAGCAGcacagggagcagagggaggacagggagcggagggaggacagggagcagagggaggacagggagcagtgggagcagagggaggacagggagcagagggaggacagggagcaGTGGGAGCAGTGGGAGCAGTGGGAGCCCGCCTCCTCCTGTTGTCCACGGAGCGACCTGAAGACGCTTTCCCGCTGCGGCATCAGGCTGAAGGAGCTGAACTTCAGCAGGATGCACGCCGTCCTCATCGAC GTGAGTGCTTTCAACCACGGAGCGGGGCTCGTGCCCCAGGCCGGGAGAGACATGTGGCACAGGGACTTTGTGAAGATGCCGTGTTCACAAGGAAGTTTAATGGCCTTCAAGCCCGGATTACTGAGG CCGACTGCCCAGGTGTGCAGGTGGGACATGATCTCCAAGCAGCTGAAGGGTCTGGCCAGTAAGAAAGAAGTGAGCGCTGACGATGTGGCG GAGGCGATCATGAAGTATAACCCGAAGTACAAAGGTCAGTGGACGTTTGACGCCCTCTCCTCCTTCGTCAAG TGTATCCCCAAAGAAGAGAACTACTTCTGCACACTGTTTCCAAAGATCGCTGCGCTGGCGTTGAAGCTTCCCGAGCAAGTGAAGAAG gccATCCCGCTGCTCAAGAGAGGACACACGGCGGCCATCACTCTGTCGCAGGTTCAGATATCCTGTCTGCTCGCCAACGCCTTCTTCTCCACCTTCCCCCATCGCAACACGTCAGGACCCAACGCAGAGTATCACGGCTACCCGACCATCAACTTCACCAG TCTGTTTGGGAAGTGGTCAGAGcggaagaaagaaaagctgaggGCCATCATGCATTATTTTAATGTGGTTACAGATGAGA AAACGACACCGATGGGACTGGTGACGTTTGAGAGGCGCTGCTTGAAGGACACGGACCTGCCCAAATGGAAAAG CTGTAAGGAGAAACTGACTAAACTGCACGTCACGTCGCACGGCAGCATCGAGACTGAAGGTACTGGGATGTTACAG GTGGACTTCGCCTCCAGCTGGATCGGAGGAGGCGTGCTGGGCTCCGGTCTGGTGCAGGAGGAGATCCTGTTCCTCATAAATCCAGAGCTGATTGTTTCCCGCCTCTTCACTGAGAAACTGGAGAACACCGAGTGTCTGATCATCACAG gcTCGCAGCAGTTCAGCGTTTACTCTGGTTTTGGCGACAGCTTCGAGTGGGCGGGGCCTCACCGTGATCACCTGGACAG GGACGGGTGGGGTCGGCTGAAGAGGCAGATCTTGGCCATCGACGCTATGAACTTCAAACACGTACAGGAGCAGTACAATATGAGCAGCGTCACGCGGGAACTGAACAAG GCGTACTGTGGATTCATGGGACAAGAAGGCAACGACCCGGACATCGCCACGGGCAAGTGGGGCTGTGGAGTCTTCAACGGAGACCCACAACTCAAAG CTTTGATCCAGCTGATGGCAGCAGCGAGGGCCAGGAGAGGACTGGCCTTCTTCACCTTCGGCGATGAGAAGCTGAAGCAGCGACTGGAGCAGATCTACCACCTGCTGGTCACAGAGGGGATTACAGTCG AGAAACTGTACCGGCTGCTGGAGGACTTCTGTGCTGCTCAGCGCGCTCACGCTGTTTCACGCGTGGATCTGTTCGAGTTCATCAGAAACGACATCAGGCGGTCCAGGAGTCAGCTGTGA